Part of the Labrenzia sp. PHM005 genome is shown below.
AAGGTTGGTGCGATCATTGGTGCACTGAAGTCAGGCCAAATCGATGCCTGGTCGATCGTTCCGCATATTGCCAAACCGCTGGCCGGCTCCGGCAAGGTCCATATCATTGGCAATGTCGTTGACTACCTGCCAAACTATCAAGTCACCACAGTGTTCACGTCGTCTAAAAACGCGGACAACGAACAAGCCATGACCAAGGATTTCCTGGGAGCTTATTCCAAGGGCGTTGCCGACTATGACGCCGCGATGGTCCAGAAATCCGGCGGTGATGATGGTGTGAACCAGATGGTCGACCTGATTCACAAATATGTCTATGTCGATCGCCCGCGCGAAAAGGCAGCGCCGTCGATCATCAACGGCTCAATGTACCTGAACGAAGGCGCAGCACTGAACATCACGTCGATCGAAAACCAGCTTGCCTGGTTCCAGTCTGAAGACCTGGTGTCCAAGGACATCTCCATCGACACGCTGGTCGATCCGTCCTACGTCGAGATCATCAAGTCTTGATTTGAAATATTGAGGCGGGCGGCTCCGCCCGCCTTTTCCGGAGAAATTCATGGACTTGCGTCTTCAGGGCGTGGGACATTCCTACGATGATGTCACTGTCTTAAAAGACATCACGCTGGATGTGCCGCGCGGCCATATCGTCTGCATTGTCGGCCCGTCCGGCTGCGGCAAATCCACTTTGCTCCGCTTTATTGGTGGATTGGAGCAGCCAACGGAAGGCAAGGTTCTTCAGATTGGGACACCTCCGGCCGACAGCCTCAATCCACTGACCTATGTCTTTCAGGATTTTGCACTGCTGCCCTGGCGCTCCGTAGCGGGCAATATCTCGCTGGTTCTGGAAGATCATGGGATCCGCGGTCAGGCGGCAAAAGAAATCATCGATGATGTTCTTGCCCGGACCAACCTAACCGGCTTTGAAAAAGCACTTCCAAAACAGCTCTCCGGCGGCATGAAACAGCGCGTTGCGATTGCTAGGGCCCTCGCCGTCCGCCCGGCAGTTATGCTGATGGATGAACCGCTGTCCGCACTCGACAGCCAGACCCGCGAACTGTTGATGGACGATTTGGTCGGGCTTTGGACACGCTCTCCGTTCACAGCAGTTTATGTAACTCACAATTTGGCTGAAGCGGTCCGCCTCGGCCATTCCATCGTTGTTTTGTCACGCCGCCCGGGCAAAATCCGGGAGATCGTCACCTTGGACAAACCTTTGCAGGACCGCCAAATGGGCGACGTTGATCTGGAAGAGAAACAGAGACATCTGTGGTCGCTCCTGCGTGAAGAAGCCCGCACGGCGGATACGGAGTTGCTCGATGGCTGATGCAACGCAATCTGAAAACCTAACGGCCGGGCAACGAACCGTCCGCTTCCGGGGTGGCGGCTTTGCGCCCAAACCACGCCGCTGGGCCGGTCTCGTGGTGTTCGCGCTGCTGATCCTGGTTATGGAATGGGGGACACAGGCCGGCTGGATATCCGCGCTAACTCTACCCAAACCATCCGATGTTTTTGCGACCTTGATCGAACTCTACCAATCCGGCCAGTTCACCGCCCATATGGTACCGTCTCTTACCCGCCTTGCCGTCGGTGCCTTTCTCGGTGCGGTCGCGGGCATCGGGACGGGCATCCTGATCGGGCTCTTTAGTTACTTCCGGTCGGGCCTGGTCCCCTTGGTTGCGGCGCTGTTTCCAGTGCCCAAAATCGCCCTCTTGCCGCTGTTTGTCATCTGGTTCGGCATCGATGAGGGATCCAAATACGCGCTGATTGCTTTTGGAACCTTCACCCCGACTGTGGTTGCGACCTATGGCGCTGTCGACAACGTTGACCGAACGCTCATCCGCATGGGCCAAAGTTTCGGCCTCACCTGGTTGTCTATCGTCCGGAAAATCATCCTGCCTGGGGCGATGCCTGGCATCCTATCGGGCCTGCGCATTTCGCTTGCCATTGCAATCATTCTGCTGACAGCGGCAGAAATGCTCGGTGCAGAATACGGTATCGGCGCCTATGTGCTCCAGGCTGGATCGCTCTATGATCTCGACCGTCTGTTTGCAGGCGTGGTGATCCTGTCGCTGCTGGGAGTAATCATCAACGCACTGATCGGCACGATCGAGCGGCGTCTCTTAAGCTGGCGCGTCTAACCGCCGGCTACCGCCTCACTTCCAATTCACCGGCATAGGTCTTGTCATCAACCGGCTCCATCCACTCGGTAACGGAGCCGTTTTCAGCTTCATGGATTGCCAGATGTACCATGGAGACATGCCGGGCAGCGCCATGCCAGTGTTTGACAGCCGGCGGGATCCAGATGACATCGCCGGGCATGATGGACAGTTTTTCCTGCCCCCAAAGCTGGACAAATCCGGCGCCGCTCAGGATCTGCAAGGTTTGACCGAGGGGATGCGTGTGCCAATGGGTGCGCGCACCGGGTTCAAAAGTCACCTGGACCACCTGCACCCTGCCGGGTTTGGGCGATTCAATCACAGGGTCTTGCCAGACGGCGCCAGTAAAATAATCCGGATTGGCCCGCTTGGTCGGCCGGGACCCAGCCTCATAGACCGTCAACACACTCATGAAGCACTCTCCTGCGCGGCTTCTTTCGCCGCAGGCTTGGGGTTGCGCTTCCAGTTGATCAGAAGAACACCGAATATGGCAAGGCAAATCCCGGCAAAGGTTTCCAGGTCGAGCGTTTCATTCAAAAAAACGACCCCCAGTACAACACCGACCCCGGAGCGCAAATAGGCCTGGCTCGCCGTGCCCATCGACCCGATCGTGTTGATCAGCCGGAAGTAGATCAAAAAAGCAAAGGCGGTACAAAAGACGCTCAGAACCCCGGCAGCAGTCAGGCTTTCATTGGAGATTTGCAAGGCCCATGGCTGATCCAGAACAAGACTGAAAGGCAGAAGTGTTACCGTCGCGCAGATCAAGGTGCCGGCGGCCGTGACCATTGGCGGCAAATGCGCAAAGCGGCGCCCGCGGATCGCGGCAATGCCATAAAGGGCTGCACCTGCAAGGACCGCCACCTGCGGAATGAATGCACCACCAAGGCTTTCCAGCGCGCCTGTGCCGACGATCAGTACAATCCCAGCAACACCTGCCAACGCTCCCAGAAGCTGCAGAAGGGCTGGCCGCTCGCTGCCTGACATCAAAACCAGTGATAAGAAAAAGACGAATAGCGGTGACGTTGAATTGAGGACACTGGCA
Proteins encoded:
- a CDS encoding ABC transporter ATP-binding protein; amino-acid sequence: MDLRLQGVGHSYDDVTVLKDITLDVPRGHIVCIVGPSGCGKSTLLRFIGGLEQPTEGKVLQIGTPPADSLNPLTYVFQDFALLPWRSVAGNISLVLEDHGIRGQAAKEIIDDVLARTNLTGFEKALPKQLSGGMKQRVAIARALAVRPAVMLMDEPLSALDSQTRELLMDDLVGLWTRSPFTAVYVTHNLAEAVRLGHSIVVLSRRPGKIREIVTLDKPLQDRQMGDVDLEEKQRHLWSLLREEARTADTELLDG
- a CDS encoding DMT family transporter, with amino-acid sequence MMSGRAFEFGLLGLLALLWGSSYMWINVALDTIPPFTLITLRVGLASLVLLGILALRGLKLPTDRKTWRLFFVQSIVNSTGPWMLLAWGQQSVDSAVASVLNSTSPLFVFFLSLVLMSGSERPALLQLLGALAGVAGIVLIVGTGALESLGGAFIPQVAVLAGAALYGIAAIRGRRFAHLPPMVTAAGTLICATVTLLPFSLVLDQPWALQISNESLTAAGVLSVFCTAFAFLIYFRLINTIGSMGTASQAYLRSGVGVVLGVVFLNETLDLETFAGICLAIFGVLLINWKRNPKPAAKEAAQESAS
- a CDS encoding cupin domain-containing protein; protein product: MSVLTVYEAGSRPTKRANPDYFTGAVWQDPVIESPKPGRVQVVQVTFEPGARTHWHTHPLGQTLQILSGAGFVQLWGQEKLSIMPGDVIWIPPAVKHWHGAARHVSMVHLAIHEAENGSVTEWMEPVDDKTYAGELEVRR
- a CDS encoding ABC transporter permease; this encodes MADATQSENLTAGQRTVRFRGGGFAPKPRRWAGLVVFALLILVMEWGTQAGWISALTLPKPSDVFATLIELYQSGQFTAHMVPSLTRLAVGAFLGAVAGIGTGILIGLFSYFRSGLVPLVAALFPVPKIALLPLFVIWFGIDEGSKYALIAFGTFTPTVVATYGAVDNVDRTLIRMGQSFGLTWLSIVRKIILPGAMPGILSGLRISLAIAIILLTAAEMLGAEYGIGAYVLQAGSLYDLDRLFAGVVILSLLGVIINALIGTIERRLLSWRV